A window of Methanofollis sp. genomic DNA:
GGAGAGGACAAAGCCGTGCTCGGCCATGAGTTCGGAGAGGCGTTTCGCTCCCATCGGTTCGGGGTGTTCCTTGAGGAGCCTGAGGATTTCGATGCACTTCCTCTCTGTCCTGATCCCGCTCATCGTGCCCTGACCACCCCGGTGCTGTCCTGATACCGCCCGCTGTAGGTGCCTGCGCCGTCGCCGACGTCGTGGAGGATCATCTGGACGACGCGGTCGCCGGCTGCAAGCTGGACGGGGTCCTCGCCCATGTTCGTGAGGCAGAGGGTGAGCTGGCCCCGGAAGCCGGGGTCGACGAAGCCGCCGCCGAGGAGGAGGCCGCGGCGCGCGTAACTTGACCGGCACCTGAGGGTGGCGGCGACGTCCGCCGGGATCTCCACGTGTTCCATGCTCGGGACGAGGGTGCACTTTCCGGGAGGGAGGGAGATGTCGGCGCCGGCCCGCAGGTCGTAGGAGGCGGGCTGGAGGGAGGCGTCGCCAAAGGGGGTGATGACAAGCCGCGTCCTCGTATCGTCTGCTCCGAGGCGGGACCGGATCTCAGCGGAAGAGAGGATCATATTCTATAGGGATGGTTCTCGAAAATGCTTAATAACTTGTGATATGATATATACCACTGTACAATTCATCCATTTCCTTCTAAATCGGGAGTTTTGCGGCAGGGGAATTGACGCCGCCGATGCTCCGGTTGCCTGGACCCATGGGGTAGAGGACATCCTTCTGGGCTTCGAACCCAGGGACGCGGGTTCGATTCCCGCTGGGTCCGTTTTTGAGATTTTCAAAAAAAGATTATTGCAGTCTGATCTTCGCATCGGTGGTGTTGCCGACGAAGAAAGAATCACGGGTTTCATTTTCTGCCGGCGGGGCGTCGGGCGCCGTGGCCCTGACCCGTATCCAGTACCGCGCTGTCGGGAGGTCGCGGACGTCGAGCGCGGCCTTTTCCTGACTCAGGCCCTTCTCCCGTGGGGCCACTGTCCCGAAGCCGACCCAGGTCCTCTTCTCGTCGGTGGAGTAGAAGAGGTGCTGGGTGGCCGTCTGGTTGCCGGTGTAGTTGAGGTTCCATGTCATCCGCAGGAAGTCGGTGATCGGGCCATTCTCGACCCGGTGGAGGTCGCCAACCCAGATATCCGCTGTGCCATTGCCGGGGTTGTTCACGGGGAGAGCGGAGATGAAGGCTTCCGGGAGGATGAGCGGCTCTGCACCATTGTTGAACGAGATCGTCGAACCGGGGCCGAAAATGGTGATGTTGCCGGTTTCATTGACCTTGAGGCGGAAGGTCGTCTCCCAGGTCTGGCCGAGGCGCACGGTGCCGATGTCGAAGTGGAGGTTCTGGTCTTTGTCCCACTGGGGGG
This region includes:
- a CDS encoding dCTP deaminase; amino-acid sequence: MILSSAEIRSRLGADDTRTRLVITPFGDASLQPASYDLRAGADISLPPGKCTLVPSMEHVEIPADVAATLRCRSSYARRGLLLGGGFVDPGFRGQLTLCLTNMGEDPVQLAAGDRVVQMILHDVGDGAGTYSGRYQDSTGVVRAR